From the genome of Gemmatimonas phototrophica, one region includes:
- a CDS encoding competence/damage-inducible protein A — MNIEIVTIGDELLLGFTIDTNAAHLARELAALGVRIVRRATCGDDASSIQAAVREALQRTGAVITTGGLGPTADDMTKPAIAEIFGQAMVLDPEILTNLQERWRKRFNHELPVSNHQQAMVPLGATILKNNHGSAPGIWLEDADGKWVAMLPGVPREMRGMVADTILPRLRDRLPSDGPVIRSRTLRTANIAESALADRLGELARGVNGLSLAYLPGNDGVDLRLTSWDRDARGTSSALEAAAALVRAKVEPFIYGEGDDDLAAIMLAECAARGATVAVAESCTGGMLGMRLTAVPGSSRTVLGGTIAYANEVKIRELGVPAELIADQGTVSEAVARAMASGVRQRFGSTIGFGITGIAGPDGGTPEKPVGTVWVAVDLAGEVHAVRAILPGDRFEIRWRAAQLALDRLRKTFARDTDATGWTSRS, encoded by the coding sequence ATGAACATTGAAATCGTCACGATCGGCGACGAGCTGCTGCTCGGCTTCACCATCGATACCAACGCGGCGCATTTGGCGCGTGAACTGGCGGCCCTCGGCGTGCGCATCGTACGGCGCGCAACCTGCGGCGATGATGCCAGCAGCATTCAGGCGGCGGTGCGTGAGGCCCTGCAGCGCACGGGGGCCGTGATCACGACCGGTGGGCTCGGGCCCACGGCCGATGACATGACGAAGCCGGCCATTGCCGAGATCTTCGGTCAGGCGATGGTATTGGATCCGGAGATCCTGACCAACCTGCAGGAACGCTGGCGCAAGCGGTTCAATCATGAGTTGCCGGTCAGCAATCACCAGCAGGCCATGGTCCCACTGGGGGCCACGATCCTCAAAAACAATCACGGCTCTGCGCCAGGCATCTGGCTCGAAGATGCCGACGGGAAATGGGTGGCCATGTTGCCCGGCGTGCCGCGGGAAATGCGAGGGATGGTGGCCGATACCATTCTGCCGCGGTTGCGCGATCGGTTGCCGTCGGATGGCCCGGTGATTCGCAGTCGTACGCTGCGCACCGCCAACATTGCCGAATCGGCGCTGGCCGACCGGCTGGGCGAGTTGGCGCGCGGAGTGAACGGGCTGTCGCTGGCGTACCTGCCGGGCAATGACGGCGTGGACCTTCGGCTTACCAGTTGGGACCGGGATGCGCGGGGCACCAGCAGTGCCCTGGAGGCCGCCGCTGCTCTGGTGCGGGCCAAGGTGGAGCCGTTCATCTACGGTGAAGGCGATGACGATCTGGCCGCAATCATGCTGGCCGAATGTGCCGCGCGCGGCGCCACCGTGGCGGTGGCGGAGAGCTGCACCGGCGGCATGCTGGGGATGCGCCTCACCGCCGTGCCGGGCTCCAGTCGGACCGTACTGGGCGGCACCATTGCCTACGCCAACGAAGTAAAGATCCGGGAGCTGGGCGTGCCGGCCGAGCTCATTGCCGACCAGGGGACCGTCAGTGAAGCCGTCGCCCGGGCCATGGCCAGCGGCGTGCGCCAGCGCTTCGGCAGCACCATTGGCTTCGGCATTACCGGTATCGCCGGCCCTGATGGCGGCACTCCGGAAAAGCCAGTGGGTACTGTTTGGGTGGCGGTCGATCTGGCGGGGGAGGTGCACGCGGTGCGGGCGATTCTTCCCGGTGACCGCTTCGAGATTCGCTGGCGGGCGGCCCAGTTGGCCCTCGATCGCCTGCGGAAAACCTTTGCCCGGGACACCGACGCCACCGGGTGGACGTCCCGGAGTTAA
- a CDS encoding nucleotide exchange factor GrpE: MSNADATIESLADMDAPDPAAPIDASDDRQREIDDLKDKHLRLAAEYDNFRRRAAKERQEAGWRAQGELVRGLIDAIDDITRFAHVDPATVDSKTVVDGVLLVEKKLFKSLAGHGFEVLDPTGQAFDPNLHEAVSTQPAPLPEEDGMVAVCFQSGYVINGLVLRPARVIVKQWTGA; the protein is encoded by the coding sequence ATGTCGAACGCTGACGCGACGATCGAATCCCTTGCCGATATGGACGCGCCCGACCCGGCAGCGCCCATCGACGCGTCGGACGATCGTCAGCGTGAAATTGATGACCTGAAGGACAAGCACCTGCGCCTCGCGGCGGAGTACGACAATTTCCGACGTCGTGCCGCAAAGGAACGGCAGGAAGCCGGCTGGCGCGCGCAGGGAGAGCTCGTGCGCGGCCTCATTGACGCCATCGACGATATCACGCGCTTTGCGCATGTCGATCCGGCCACGGTGGACAGCAAGACCGTCGTGGATGGCGTGTTGCTGGTGGAGAAGAAGCTCTTCAAGTCGCTGGCCGGTCATGGCTTTGAAGTGCTCGACCCCACCGGGCAGGCGTTCGACCCCAATCTGCACGAGGCGGTCAGTACGCAACCCGCACCCCTGCCGGAGGAAGATGGCATGGTCGCCGTCTGCTTCCAGTCAGGCTATGTCATCAACGGCCTCGTGCTGCGCCCCGCGCGCGTGATCGTGAAGCAGTGGACCGGCGCCTGA
- a CDS encoding DnaJ C-terminal domain-containing protein produces the protein MANGTDYYAVLGVSSSSTADEIKKQYRRLAKQYHPDANQNDPKSADRFKEISEAYNVLGDAEKRKQYDDMRRLGAFGGVGFGGGASRASARPGGFGSTGPGQSGAGTFTDFDVGGIGGLGDLFSSMFGGAAGARNTRSKGPEKGQSIEQLVDVPFRIAAAGGKVPVELEVNEECIMCHGNGAAPGAQIKPCGECSGRGVISFGQGSFAVNRPCPVCMGRGSVPTERCSTCRGTGEARARRTVNITVPAGAESGSKVRLRGQGGKGAAGGQAGDLVITFNVQHDRFYKRDGLDLIATVPINIAQATLGSRVSVKTLDGKKVAIRIPAGTSAGRRFKVAGQGIEKDGKKGDLLVEVTITVPDSLTEAQEKAMREFAEASGMKF, from the coding sequence ATGGCCAACGGCACCGATTACTACGCAGTCCTCGGCGTTTCGTCGTCTTCAACCGCCGACGAAATCAAGAAGCAGTACCGGCGACTCGCCAAGCAGTACCATCCCGACGCCAATCAGAACGACCCCAAGTCTGCTGATCGCTTCAAGGAAATCTCCGAAGCGTACAACGTGCTGGGGGACGCTGAGAAGCGAAAGCAATACGACGACATGCGCCGTCTGGGCGCCTTTGGCGGCGTGGGCTTTGGTGGTGGGGCGTCGCGCGCCTCGGCCCGTCCTGGCGGCTTCGGATCGACCGGCCCGGGACAATCAGGGGCCGGGACATTCACCGACTTCGACGTGGGAGGGATTGGCGGTCTCGGCGATCTCTTCTCGTCCATGTTTGGTGGTGCTGCAGGCGCGCGAAATACACGCAGCAAGGGGCCCGAAAAAGGGCAGTCCATCGAACAGCTCGTGGACGTTCCGTTTCGCATCGCGGCCGCCGGCGGCAAGGTGCCAGTAGAGCTCGAGGTGAACGAAGAGTGCATCATGTGTCACGGCAACGGTGCCGCACCTGGCGCCCAGATCAAACCGTGTGGTGAGTGCAGCGGCCGCGGCGTGATTTCGTTCGGGCAGGGGAGCTTTGCCGTCAACCGCCCCTGTCCGGTGTGCATGGGCCGTGGCAGTGTGCCCACGGAACGATGCAGCACCTGCCGAGGTACAGGAGAGGCACGGGCGCGTCGCACCGTGAACATCACGGTACCGGCGGGCGCGGAGTCGGGCAGTAAAGTGCGGCTGCGCGGTCAGGGTGGCAAAGGTGCAGCCGGTGGGCAGGCCGGCGATCTCGTCATCACGTTCAACGTGCAGCACGATCGGTTCTACAAGCGCGATGGGCTCGATCTCATTGCCACGGTCCCCATCAACATCGCCCAGGCGACGTTGGGGTCGCGGGTCAGCGTGAAGACACTCGATGGCAAGAAGGTCGCCATCCGGATTCCCGCTGGCACCTCGGCTGGCCGCCGCTTCAAGGTGGCCGGGCAGGGGATTGAGAAAGACGGGAAGAAGGGCGACTTACTGGTTGAAGTAACCATCACCGTACCGGACAGCCTCACCGAGGCGCAGGAGAAGGCGATGCGTGAATTTGCCGAAGCCAGCGGGATGAAGTTTTGA